The sequence CGCATGCGGCTTGCCGTCGACATAACGCACGGTGACCTGCGACTTCGCATCCGGACGCAGCCAGGGCAGACGGCCGTCGCGGCGCAGATTCGCCTGGCGCTCGACCAGACGATGCGACAGGTGGATCGGCAGCGGCATCAATTCCGGGGTTTCTTCGCACGCGTAACCGAACATCAGGCCCTGGTCGCCGGCGCCTTGATCGAGGTTGTTGTCGTGCGCACGGTCCACGCCCTGGGCGATGTCCGGCGATTGCTTGTCGTACGCCACCAGCACCGCGCAACCGCGATAGTCGATACCGTATTCGGTGTTGTCGTAGCCGATGCGCTTGATCGTGTTGCGCGCGACCTGGATGTAATCCACGTTGGCGGTGGTGGTAATTTCACCGGCCAGCACGACGAGACCCGTGTTGCACAGCGTTTCGGCTGCGACACGCGAGTACTTGTCCTGGGTCAGGATGGCGTCGAGGATGGCGTCCGAGATTTGATCCGCGACTTTGTCGGGATGGCCTTCGGAAACGGATTCGGAAGTAAAGAAATAGTCGTTTGCCACGTTGAAGACTCCTGTTTTGTGGTTACGGTTGAGTTTCACGTAGCCAGCTTCGGGAGCCTTGAAGCGGCGACGCTTTAGCGGATTACCTTACCGGCAGGGGCCTATCCCGTGGATCGCACCCGCCAGCTTCGCCCCGCAAGTTGTCTATTAACTCGGCGAAGCCCTTATTATAGCGACTTCCTTTGATTGTCACAGAGTGATCACCCGTGCTGTATTTCGACCCGTCTTCAGGTTTCTTGAGCAAAGCGTCGCTCGACGCCCAAAACGGAGGGGCGGCATGCTGAGTCGTCTTGGCGCCCACCTGGCCATCGGACTGCTGAAATTTCTGGCGCTGTTGCCGTACGGTTTCGTTGCGCGACTGGGCGACGGGCTAGGCTGGCTGCTCTATCAGATCCCCAGCAACCGTAAGCGCATCGTCCACATCAATCTGAGTTTGTGTTTCCCTGCGTGGAGCGCCGAGCACCGCGAGGAGATCGCGCAGAAACACTTCCGCCACGCGATCCGCAGTTATGTCGAGCGCAGCGTCCAGTGGTTCGGCTCTGCCGAGAAGCTGGAGAAGCTCGTGCAGGTGGACAGTGAGATCGACCTGAGCGATCCGGATATGCCCCCCACCCTGCTGCTTGGCGCGCATTTCGTCGGCATCGAAGCGGGCTCAGTATTCATCAATTACGCGCTGCACCGCCAGTGCGGCGCGCTTTACCAGCCGATGTCCAACAAGGTGCTCGACGACGTGGCGATAGCCGCGCGTGGCCGCTTCGGCGCGGACATGGCAAGCCGCGCCGACAGCGCGCGCATCGTGCTGCGCTGGCTGCGAGACCGCAAGCCCGTCATGCTCGGCGCCGACATGGACTACGGCATGCGCAACTCGACGTTCGTGCCGTTCTTCGGCGTACCGACCTGCACGCTGACCGCCGTCGGGCGGCTCGCCGGGGTCGGCCATGCGCAAGTGGTGCCGTTCATCGGCGAGGTGCTGCCGAACTACAAGGGCTACCGGCTGAAGGTCTTCAAACCGTGGGACAACTACCCCACTGGCGACGACGACGCCGACGCGCGGCGCATGAACGCCTTCCTCGAAGAACAGATTCCGCACATCCCGGAGCAGTACTACTGGGTACACAAGCGCTTCAAGACCCGTCCGCCGGGCGAGCCGAGTGTGTACTGACCCGATCTTCTAAAAAAGTGCCTGAACACGGAAATAAAACCGCGTTCGGCCCACCTGCAGGCGTGTCACTTACAATAGCGTGATGAAACTGAAATTCACCAAAATGCACGGCGCGGGTAACGACTTCGTCGTGCTCGACGGCTACACCCAACCGGTCAACCTGACGCCGGCGCAGGTGCGCGCGCTCGCGGACCGGCATTTCGGCGTCGGCGCCGACCAGTTGCTGCTGGTCGAGAAGCCCACCGTGGACGGCGTCGATTTCAGATATCGCATCTTCAATTGCGACGGCGGCGAGGTCGAGCACTGCGGCAACGGCGCGCGCTGCTTCGTCAAGTTCGTGCGCGACAACGGCCTGACCGACAAGCGCAGCGTGCGCGTGCAAGTGCAGAACGGCACGATCCTGCTCACCATGCAGGAAAACGGCGAAGTGCTGGTCGACATGGGCGCGCCCGTGTTCGAACCGGAGCGCGTCCCGTTCGCCGCCAAAGGTCTCGAAGGCCGCCGCGAGGGTGCTGACACGCTCTGGCCGCTCGACGTGAACGGCGTGACGCGCTGGATTTCGGTGGTGTCGATGGGCAATCCGCACGCGGTGCAAGTGGTCGACAACGTCGAAGATTTTCCGGTGCTCGTCGAAGGTCCGGTGATCGAGCGGCATGCACGCTTCCCGCAGCGAGTGAATGCGGGCTTCATGCAAATCGTCGGCCGTAGCGAGATCAAACTGCGGGTCTATGAACGCGGCGCCGGCGAAACGCTGGCGTGCGGCACGGGCGCGTGCGCGGCAGTCGCTGCCGGCATTCGCCGCGGGCTGCTGGACGCGCCGGTGCTGGTGCACACGCATGGCGGCAAGCTGACCATCACGTGGGATAGCACGCAAGAAGGCGCGCCGCTGCTGATGGCCGGCCCCGCGGCAACTGTCTTCGAAGGCGAAATCGAACTGGCCGACTGACCCGCGCCGGCGCACTACCCGGCGCACTACCCGATTTACCGGCCGAGCGATCAGCCGAGGCAGTACCCGACACGTGGCCTCGAATAGGCCGACGAAGGGGCCGATGAAGCGCCGGACCAAGCGGTGCTTTCACCGGCCGACCGAACTCAAGACCGATGCGCCGCCCGAAGGCGTCGCCCTGTAGTCCTTTAGCCGAAACCATGAACGATCGCGAAGTCGCCGAATATCTGCTCGCCAACCCCGAATTCTTCGCCGAACACGCGGAAATGCTCGCGACGATCCGGCTTGCGAACCCGCACGGCAAAGCCGCGGTGTCGCTGCAGGAGCGGCAGATGGAAATGCTGCGCGACAAGAACAAGCATCTCGAACGGCGTCTGGCTGAGCTGCTGCGCTACGGTCACGAGAACGACAGCATCGCCTCGAAATTCAATCGCTGGACTATCCGCGTGATGGCCGAGCGCGATCCGTACGCGCTGCCGCGCACGATCTCCAACGGCTTGCGCGATATTTTCGACGTGCCGCAAGCCGCGCTGCGCGTGTGGGACGTCTCCGAGCCGTATGCACAGGCTGAATTCGCGCGCCATGTCGGCGAGGAAGTGCGAATCTTCGCGAATAGCCTCACCACGCCGTACTGTGGCGCGAACACCGGCTTCGAAGCGGCGCAGTGGCTAGCGCCGGCGGTGTCGGCGGTGAGCGACGATGGGGCCGCAGGCAGCACAAGCGACTCCGCGCACGCCACGGAATCGATTGCGTTGCTTGCGCTGCGCGACCCAGAAGGCAAGGAAGAAGCGCCCACCTTCGGCCTGTTGGTGATGGGTTCGGCCGACGCACGCCGGTTCCATGACGGCATGGCCACCGATTTCCTGACGCAGATCGGCGCATTGGCGAGCGCGGCGCTGAGCCGTTTGCTGCCGCGCTGAGCCACGAAAAACCATCGTGACCGAAGCCGACCCGATCGCCGCCTATCTGTCGAATCTCGAACATGAGCGGCGACTGTCGGCGCACACGTTGCGCGGCTATACCCACGAACTCGAGGAACTCAAGCTGCTGGCCAAAGGCCGGCCGCTCGAAAGCCTCACCGCTGTCGATATTCGCGGCGCGGTGTCGCGAGCGCACGCCGGCGGCCTGACGGCGCGCTCAATCAGCCATCGGCTGTCGTCCTGGCGGGCGTTCTACCGCTGGTTCGCGGGCCGCGTCGATCTGCCGGCCAATCCGGTCGCCACCGTGCGGGCACCGAAGCAGCCCAAGGCATTGCCAAAAGCCCTTTCCGTCGACGACGCCACGCGCCTGATGGAAAGCCCGCCCGCCGCGACGCCCGAAGGCCTGCGCGACCACGCGATGCTCGAACTGTTCTACTCGTCGGGCCTGCGTCTGTCCGAACTGGTCGGCCTCGACGCCCGTTTTGCCGATGCGGGCGGCTACCGCTCGGCAGGCTGGCTCAAGCTCGACTCCGCCGAAGTCGAAGTGCTCGGCAAAGGCAACCGGCGCCGCATCGTGCCGGTCGGCAGCAAAGCGCTCGACGCCCTGAACACGTGGCTCGCGGTACGCGACCAGATGGTCAAGCACGACCCGCATCCGCTGTTCCTCTCGGCGCGCGGCAATCGGCTGTCGCCGAATGTCGTACGTGATCGCGTGAAGCGCGCGGCGCTGGTCGCCGGCATTCCCGCCAATGTGCATCCGCACGTGCTGCGGCATTCGTTCGCCACGCATGTGCTGCAGTCGAGCGGCGATCTGCGGGCCGTGCAGGAACTGCTCGGGCATGCCAGCATCACCGCCACGCAGGTCTACACTGCGCTCGATTTCCAGCATCTCGCGCACGTCTACGATCAGGCGCATCCGCGCGCCAAAAAACGCGACTGATTCCGCTATTTGCTTTTTGCGGCGTGCGGTCTCCCCCTTCGCTTCACCTGCCGCGTGACGCTTTGTCCACGCGGCCTACTGTTCCTGCTGACACCCTGATGAATACCGTTACGCTCAAACCGTCGAAAGAAAAATCGCTGCTGCGCCGCCACCCGTGGGTCTATGCCAACGTGATCGATCGCGTCGACGGCAATCCCGCTCCCGGCGCAACCGTGCTGGTGCGCGCGCACGACGGCCGTTTCCTCGCGCGTGCGGCCTACAGCCCGCATTCGCAGATTCGCGCGCGCGTCTGGAGCTTCGACGAAGCCGAGCCGATCGATCACGCGTTCTTCAAGCGCCGCGTGCAGCGCGCGCTCGCGCATCGTCAAACGATGGTGCACAACACCGGTGCCGTGCGGCTGATTTTCGGCGAAGCGGACGGGCTGCCGGGTCTGATCGTCGACCATTACGTCGCCGAGGACGAAGGCCAGCGCAGCCAGTTGGTGTGTCAGTTCATGGCGACGGGCGTCGAAGCATGGAAGGACGCGATCGTCGCGGCGCTGACCGACGCGACCGGCTGCCCGAACGTCTACGAGCGCTCGGACGTGTCGATCCGCCAGAAGGAAGGGCTTGAGCAGATCACCGGCGTGCTGGCGGGCGACGCGCCGTCGGAAGCGCTGATCGCGAGCGAAAACGGCGTGCGTTATCACGTCGACGTGCGCAACGGCCACAAAACCGGCTTCTACGTCGACCAGCGCGACAACCGCCTGCTGGTGCAGGAGCTGGCGAAAGATCGCGACGTGCTGAACTGCTTCTGCTACACCGGTGGCTTTTCGCTGGCGGCTTTAAAGGGCGGAGCGAAGCGCGTGGTGTCGATCGATTCGTCGGGTGACGCGCTCGCGATCGCGCAACAGAACGTGGCCGCCAACGGTTTCGACGCCGAGCGTGCCACCTGGCTCGACGCCGACGCGTTCAAAACCCTGCGCCGCCTCTACGACGAAGGCGAACGCTTCGACCTGGTCGTGCTCGATCCGCCGAAATTCGCGCCGTCGCGCGAACACGTGGACCGCGCCTCGCGCGCCTATAAGGACATCAACCTGACCGGCCTGAAGCTGCTGCGCCCGGGCGGCCTGCTGTTCACCTATTCATGCTCCGGCGCGATCGACTCGGAGTTGTTCCAGAAGATCGTGTCCGGTGCGGCGGCCGATGCGCGCGTCGATGCGCGGATACTCAAGCGTCTCGGCGCCGGGGTCGACCACCCGTTGCTCACCGCATTCCCGGAAGGCGAATACCTGAAAGGCCTGCTGTTGCAAATTGCCTGATCGCCCATAGTTTCAGGGTTATTTCCCGCGCTGGCGGAGGGGTTCGCCCTGCCGCCAGCGCCGGCTTGACAGATATGTTTCAATATCCGGCTAGATCGGGCCGCGCGCCGTCAGGCTGCCGCGCCCGGCAAACCGGATTCGCAGACGCATCCGCTGCACATTCGCGCTGCATATTTCGCGCTGTAAATTCTATTACGCACAGACTCACGTACAAGGCGACCAACATGATTCCAGTCACCATCCTGACCGGCTTTCTCGGCAGCGGCAAAACCACCCTGCTCAAGCGCATCCTGAACGAAAAGCACGGCATGAAAATCGCCGTGATCGAGAACGAGTTCGGCGAAGAGAACATCGACAACGAAATCCTCGTGCAGGACACGAGCGAGCAGATCATCCAGATGAGCAACGGCTGCATCTGCTGCACGATTCGCGGCGACCTGTCGCGCGTGCTGAGCGATCTGGCGGCGAAGAAGCAATCCGGCGAACTGGATTTCGACCGTGTCGTGATCGAAACCACTGGTCTCGCCAATCCGGGCCCGGTCGCACAGACGTTCTTCATGGACGACCAGATCGCCAACGAATTCCTGCTCGACGCGATCATCACGCTGGTCGACGCGAAGCACGCGAATCATCAACTGGACGAGCATGAAGTGGTGCAGCGCCAGGTCGGCTTCGCCGATCGCCTGTTCATCACCAAGTCCGACCTGGTCGATGAAAAACACGTGGACGATCTGCGCCACCGTCTGCTGCACATGAATCCGCGCGCGGCGATCAGGGTCGTCAATTTCGGCGAAGCGGACATCAAGGAAATCTTCGACCTGCGCGGCTTCAACCTGAATTCGAAGCTCGAGATCGACCCGGACTTCCTCGCCGAAGACGAACATGCGCACAGCCACGCTCACGCGCATGACGAGCACGGCCACACCCATGCCGATCACGACGATCACGAAAACTGCGATCACGACCATGGCAAGTGCGACCACGAAGGCCACGACCACGCGCATCACCATCACGCGCACCATGACGACAAGATCAAATCGTTCGTCTACCGCAGCGACCGTCCGTTCGATCCGAACAAACTCGAGGACTTCCTCGGTGGCATTCTGCAGATCTACGGCGAGCGCCTGCTGCGCTATAAGGGCGTGCTCTATATGAAGGGCGTCGACCGCAAGGTGGTGTTCCAGGGCGTGCATCAGATGATGGGCAGCGATCTGGCCGCGAAATGGCAGCCGATCGAGAAGAAAACCAACAAGATGGTGTTCATCGGCATCGAACTGCCGCAGGACCTGATCACCGACGGCCTGGACGCCTGTCTGGCGTAAGCGTCACGCCTGCCGTGCCATGCAAGTGGCGCGGCACTCGGCGTGCTGTAGCACGCTAGCCACGAGCGTGCGTCCCGCGGGCACCGAGGTAATCATCTGCAGAATGCCCGGAGGAGCGGCCGAAAGCCCGCTGAAATGTCGGTCGTGTGAAAAACACGTGAAAACCCTGCTGTATTAATGCGTGCACGACCATCGCTTTTTGACCGTGCGCGCGTTATATTTTCGGGATATCAGTGCGCCGCCGGGGGATTTTCACGAGTTGCGGTGCTGGATTGTGATTCAGTTACAATACGTGCCCACTGGAGAATGACAACGAATTGCCCGGTCAGCGCGTATTCCGTGCCGGGCCTGAAACGGCGCCGGAAAATCTTGTCCGGAACTCACGCCGACAATGCCGGCTGGCACAGCTGATCAGGCACGCTGCCGGCAAGCAATGCCTCAGGAGCAATCGAGAAACGGTTTCCAGAGGAGTTCGGCCCCGCATAGGCGTAGCGACGCCCGGCGCGTGGGCGCAAGGCGCTTCGGCGTCACGACAGTCCACCGTCCGTGCGCACCCAGCGCTCAGCGTCCTCGTGGCGCCTTTGCGGGCAATACGAAAGTGCGGGCACTATGTAAGAGTTTTGCCTCACATTGAAGAAGCAAGCCAGATGACGACGAAACGACTCTTGACTGAAGCCGAAATCCTGAAGATGAGCGACAAGGATTACATGAATGAGGATCAGCTCGCTTTCTTCAAGAACAAGCTCGAACAGCTGCAGGCGGACATTCTCCGCAATGCCGGCCAGACGACCGAGAACCTGCGCGAAACAGTAATCGTGCCGGACCCGGCCGACCGCGCAACGATCGAGGAAGAGCATGCGCTCGAACTGCGCACGCGCGACCGCGAACGCAAGCTGCTGAAGAAGGTGCAGCAATCGATCGCGCGCATCGACTCGGGCGATTACGGCTGGTGCGAAGAAACCGGCGAGCCGATTGGCGTTCCGCGCCTGCTCGCACGGCCCACGGCTACCCTGTCGCTCGAAGCACAGGAACGCCGCGAACTGCGCCAGAAGCTGTTCGGCGACTGAACGCCTGCGGCGCGGCTTCGGCTCCGCGCCCTTTTAAGCTGCTTCGTCGAGAGGCGCACGGTGATCTGTGCGCCTTTTTTCTTTTGTGTGGCCCTCCGCACAATTCCCCGCTCCGAATCCCGTGTTTTTGTCTTATGCCGTTTGCCGGCTCTTGATATGACCGCGCACGCCCTAAAATAAGTCGAACATGCGTTGCACGAGCGCGCGCCGGCCGGTTGATCGTTTCAGCGTTGCGCGCCGTCCGCTTTCAGGATTCATGCGGTGGTGCTGCACCACCGTGTCCTACCCGTTTTGCAAAGAGGAACGCATATGGAGCAATTTCACGGCACGACGATCGTTTCCGTGCGCCGCGGCGACAAGGTCGCGCTCGGCGGCGACGGCCAGGTGACGCTGGGCAACATCGTCATGAAAGGCGGTGCAAAGAAAGTCCGGCGCATCTATAACGGCAAGGTGATGGTCGGCTTCGCCGGCGGCACGGCCGACGCCTTCTCGCTGCTCGACCGCTTCGAAGCGAAGCTGGAAAAACATCAGGGCAATCTGACCCGCGCCGCCGTCGAACTCGCCAAAGACTGGCGCACCGACCGCATGCTGCGTCGCCTCGAAGCGATGCTGATCGCCGCGGATGCCACCACCACCCTCGTCATTACCGGTAACGGCGACGTGCTCGATCCGGAAGGCGGTATCTGCGCGATCGGTTCGGGCGGCGCTTACGCGCAAGCCGCGGCGAAGGCACTGGTTGACAACACCGAGCTGTCGCCGCGCGAGATCGTGGAGAAGTCGCTGGAGATTGCGGGCGACATGTGCATCTATACGAACCATAACCGCGTCATCGAGACGATCGAGTAAGGACCTACGATGAGCACCATGACCCCTGCCGAGATCGTCTCGGAACTCGACAAACACATCATCGGCCAAGGCCGCGCGAAAAAAGCGGTTGCCGTGGCGCTGCGCAACCGCTGGCGCCGTCAGCAGGTTGAAGACCCGCTGCGTCAGGAAATCACGCCGAAGAACATTTTGATGATCGGACCGACCGGCGTCGGTAAAACCGAAATCGCGCGGCGTCTGGCGAAACTGGCCGACGCACCGTTCATCAAGATCGAAGCCACCAAATTCACCGAAGTCGGCTACGTCGGCCGCGACGTCGACAGCATCGTGCGCGATCTGATGGAGATCTCAATCAAGCAGACGCGCGAAACGGAAATGCGCAAAGTGCGGACCAAGGCCGAAGATCAGGCCGAAGACCGCATCCTCGACATTCTGTTGCCGAGCGCCCGGCCGGTGGGTTTCGGCGCGAGCTCGAGCGCCGTCGACACGGCGGACGAAGGTAGCACCACGCGCCAGACCTTCCGCAAGCGTCTGCGCGAAGGCCTGCTCGACGACAAGGAAATCGAACTCGACGTCGAACAGCCGCAAGTGGGCATGGACATCATGGGGCCGCCGGGCATGGAAGACATGACCGAGCAGATCCGTTCGATGTTCGCGAACATCGGCGGCGGCAAGAAAACGCGCCGCAAGCTGAAGGTGAAGGAAGCGCTCAAGGTCCTCACCGACGAAGAAGCCGGCAAGATGCTCAACGACGAAGAGGTGAAAGCCAAGGCTGTGCAGAACGTCGAGCAGAACGGCATCGTGTTTCTCGACGAAATCGACAAGATCGCGTCGCGCAACGAAGCGGGCGGTGGCGAAGTGTCGCGTCAGGGCGTGCAGCGCGATCTGCTGCCGCTCGTCGAAGGCACCACGATCAACACCAAGTACGGCATGGTGAAGACCGACCACATTCTGTTCATCGCGAGCGGCGCGTTTCATCTGGCCAAGCCGAGCGACCTGATTCCCGAACTGCAAGGCCGCTTCCCGATTCGGGTCGAACTGGATTCGCTGTCGGTGGGCGATTTCGAATCGATCCTGGTGTCGACCGACGCGAGCCTCGTCAAGCAATACCAGGCACTGCTGGCTACGGAAGACGTGCACCTGGAATTCGCCGACGACGGCATTCGCCGTATGGCGGAAATCGCGTTCTCGGTCAACGAGAAGACCGAAAACATCGGCGCACGCCGCCTGTACACGGTGATCGAAAAACTGCTCGAAGACGTTTCGTTCGCGGCCGGCAATCACTCGGGCAGCACGGTGCAGATCGACGCGGCGTATGTCGATCGCGCGCTGAACGAAGTGGCGGAAGACGAGGATCTGTCGCGCTACGTGCTGTGATGTCGATGTCGATGTCGATGTCGATGTCGATGTCGATGTCGATGTCGATGTCGATGTCGATGTCGACGATGATGCCGCTGCCGCGTTAAAGTCGTGCGCCTCGCGCGCGGCCTTCATGCGTGACGCGTAAGAAAAAAGGCTGTCTTGTGAAAGACAGCCTTTTTCGCTTTCCGGCCCGCAAGTGCGGGCAGGCCTCGGCGCTTACTGCTTGACCGGCCGCTTCGCCAGCTTGCGTTGCAGCGTTCGACGATGCATGTTCAACGCGCGTGCAGTGGCCGAAATATTGCCGCCGTGCTCCGCAAGCACGCGTTGAATATGCTCCCACTCCAGACGCGCAACCGACAACGGCGTGGGATGCTCAATCGCCTCTTCAGCTTGCAGCGCGCTCGCTTCGCTTTGCAGCGCCGACAAGATCGTCTCCACGTTGGCGGGCTTCGCCAGGTAGTTATCGGCACCGTCTTTCACAGCCTGCACGGCTGTAGCGATACTGGCATAACCGGTCAACACCAGCATGCGCGCGTCAGGCTGCAAATCACGCAAGGGGGCAACGAGCGTAAGACCGGAGTCGTTGCCGAGATGCAGATCCACCGTGATCTGGCTGAACTTCTGCTGGTTCGCCAACTTGATCGCCTCATCCGCGTTGTGCGCTTCGGCCACCGTATAACCGCGCCGCGTCAGACCGCGGGCGAGGATACCGGAGAACACCTCATCGTCGTCGATCACCAGAAAATTCATATCGCTCATGCCTGTTTCTCCGTGTTGGATGGCGCAGTGCCCTGACGGCCCGCGCCTGATAATTTGCGCCCTGCAAGCGGCAGTCTCAACACTGCACGCGTACCACGCGGCTTGATTTCGCTGACATCGGCCAGTTCGATCGATCCCCTCAGACGGGCCGCCGCTGAACATGCCAGATACAGACCTACGCCGTGTCCGCCCTGTGTACTGTCAACCGGCATCGTGCCGAGCGAACCACGCAACGCGGCCGGAATACCGGGGCCCGAGTCGCATACTTCGAATACTATCTGGTCACCGCGCGGCGCGAGCTCGCACGACAGCGTCACATGATCGCGGCTCGCGCGCGCGGCGTTGTCGAGCAGAATCGTCAGAATCTGACTGACGGCAACCGTATCGTCAAGGCTGACACCCGCAGGCGGCACACCGATCCGCTCGAACTTCACATGGGGATGACGCAAGCGCCATTGCTCGCCGAACGACTCGAGCCATTCGCTGACCGTTTCCCGATTGGTTGTTGTCGATGCACGGCTGCGCAGCCGTGCAAGCGCAGACGTACAGAGCGTCATTTGCTGTTCGAGCAGATCCAGATCGGCGCTGTACGGCGCAAGCCCCTTATCGGTTCGCGCGGCGTCGCGCAATTCTTCGGACAACATCGCAATAGTAGACAACGGCGTGCCGATTTCGTGCGCGACAGTGGCCGCCTGTACGCCAAGCGCGACGGCCCGTTCATCGTGAAGCAAGCGCTGCTGCGCGTCTGCGAGCGCTGCGTCACGTAGTCGCAGAGCGCGTGACATGCGCGCGACGAACCATGCAATCAGGCCGACGCTCACCATGAAGTTCACCCACATGCCTGCGCGAAAGTAGTCGAACAGGTTCGCCGGGTTGTCGAGATTCAGCGGCACGGAATCGAAACCGAGCACGGCATAGCAAGCCACAGCAAACGCGGCGAGCCACGCCATCAGAAACCACGGCAACACGGCTGCGGCAATCGCGAGCGATGGCAGGTACAGCGAAACGAATGGGTTGGTGGTGCCGCCGGAAAGAAACAGCAGCGCCGACAACGCGCCGAGATCGACCCAGATCTGGCCGAACAGTTCGAGATTGGACTCGGGCCGCTGCTGCGAGACACGCCACCACGTGAGTCCGTTGAAGATCACTTCTAGCGCGATCACGAGCAACATCGCGGGCAACGGCAAGTGCACGCCGAAGAAGATCTGCACGAATGCGATCGTCAGCAGCTGGCCGATGA comes from Burkholderia sp. GAS332 and encodes:
- a CDS encoding two-component system, sensor histidine kinase RegB, with protein sequence MHRITNTGRVNLGHLFWLRSLAIIGQLLTIAFVQIFFGVHLPLPAMLLVIALEVIFNGLTWWRVSQQRPESNLELFGQIWVDLGALSALLFLSGGTTNPFVSLYLPSLAIAAAVLPWFLMAWLAAFAVACYAVLGFDSVPLNLDNPANLFDYFRAGMWVNFMVSVGLIAWFVARMSRALRLRDAALADAQQRLLHDERAVALGVQAATVAHEIGTPLSTIAMLSEELRDAARTDKGLAPYSADLDLLEQQMTLCTSALARLRSRASTTTNRETVSEWLESFGEQWRLRHPHVKFERIGVPPAGVSLDDTVAVSQILTILLDNAARASRDHVTLSCELAPRGDQIVFEVCDSGPGIPAALRGSLGTMPVDSTQGGHGVGLYLACSAAARLRGSIELADVSEIKPRGTRAVLRLPLAGRKLSGAGRQGTAPSNTEKQA